Within the Tautonia marina genome, the region TGAGAAGCGCACAAGAATCCGCTGGTGAATCTGGGCAACACGCTCCTCATACGGTCCGGCTCCGGTGGCGCGTTCGGCCATCAACTCGGCCCGAAGGATCGCCATCTCCGGATCGTCGGGGTTGCGTTCGAGATAGGAGTTGAGGTGCCGCAGCGCCTGGTCAGACTGACGGGCTGCCCGGCGGAGTTTCGCCTCGGCTGTTTCCGCGTCCTCGGCCTCTCGGCTCTCGGCGAGCAATCGTTCACTCTCGGCGACCAGCGACCGAATTTGCCGGGCCGCTTCATTGCCGAGCCGGGCAGGCCGGGTGAGCTGCAAGGTGAACAGCACACCCCCCAGGACCAGGGACAGAATGACAAGAGTTGCCACGGCGCGCCGATTCAGCCGCCACTTCGTCGGAGGATTCGTCTCAGCCACGTGCAAGAACCGGGGTGGAGGATTGAAAAGGGCTCGACGCACAACGCACACAAACGATCGGTTGGAAATCAATCCAAATGATACGGCTAGAGCTGTCTCGTGTGTCAACGGTCCTCGGATTGCACCGAAGGGTTCCCATCAGGCCGAGCGTCACGAAATTTCAATTTGACCGTCTTCGAGGCAGAGGGATAGACTGACCAGAGCCCCGCTCTCATTCATGTGATTAGCCCGACTCTGCCGACCGTCTCGGCACCATCGATCGTCCCGCCCCAGGTAACACACCGCGATGGATACAGCCGACACGCCTCGCCCTCGTTATGAACTCGCCCGTCTGACCGAGTTGCCTCCGGCCCTGCGCACCCCCTTGCCGCCGGTTTCGCCGACCTCTCCGGTCGGCAGTGGCGGCTTGCCGATCAGCCCCCGGCTTGTCCTCCGAGGCCTGGCCCGGCACTGGTGGCAGGCGCTGTTGCTCTGGATCATCGGCTCGGCCGCATTGGCATCGCTGGTCTATCTGAAATATGAGCCGACCTACCGAGCGTCCAGCCAGGTGATGGTCAATGTCGATAACTCCAACCCGTATTCTTCGAGTCGGGACATTACGAACCGCGGTCTTGCCGATCCCCGAATGCAGACTCACCTGCAACTGGTCAATAGCCAAAGAGTCCTGTCCAGCGTTATTAATGACCCCGACAGTATGATCGCGTCGATTGACTGGATTCGCCAGGCGGAGAACCCCGAAGCCGTTTTGAATGACGTGATCACCGTCACTCCGGGCAAAGGCTCCGCGTTGCTGTTCGAAGTTGCTGCCGAGACCCCTGGAAAAGACGAAGCGACCACCATTGTCAACGCCGTCGTCGACGCCTTTCTGGATTTGGATGATGATTTGGCCAATGCCCGTGTTCAAGGGGCCATTGCAAACATGGAAGACTATCGAAATAAGCTGGTCGACGAGGTCGAACGCCTGGAAAACGAAGTAAAGGAACTGGCCAAGGAATCGGACCTTCCCTCGATTTTGCGCAATTTCAAGGACACCACCACCCTGACCGACGTTGACCCTGATTCCCAGGACCAGGGCGAATCGGACGGCAAGATCACCGTGGAGGTCAGTGAATTCAAGCGACTCCATCAGGAACTGCTCAATCTGGAATACGCCGAGATCGAAGCACGTTCCGAACTGGAAGCCGTTCGACGCCAGGCGGCAACGGCGAACCCCCGATCCCGGATCGAAGACCGCGTGGAACAGGCGTTCCTGGCCAACGAGACCGTTCGAGCGTTGCGAGACGCCCTCCGAGACCTCGATGTTCAGTACGATGAGGCCCGCCGCCGCATCCGCAATCCGGGCGACCCTGCTCTGAACCGTCTGCAAGCCGACCGCCAGCGGCTGATCGAACGTTACAATCAACTTTGGGACGATCTTGAGCCGACCCTCCGCGCCCAGCTCTCCATGGACGAAAACGACCCCACCGTCCTCGTCCGCCAGGCGGAGCAACAACTGAACAACCTGTTGTTGCAGCGCGATCTGATCCAGAAAAAGCTCGACCGCGTGAAGCATGAAGAGCAGAGCCAGGGTGTCAAAGCCCTGGAAATGAACTTCTTACTTACGGAACTGTCTCAGCAGCGCAAGATGCAGGAAACCGTGGATCGTCGGCTCGAGGCGCTGAAGTTCGACTCCGATGACAGTCTTCCCCTCCAGAATCTGGAAGGGCTAGGCTTGCGAGTCACGAAGACCTTCACCGTTATTAGTAAAGCCAGTAAAGCCGAGCTTCAGGTCAACAAGCGAGACAAGTTCATGGCCGTCACGCCCCTGGCGATGCTCGGCCTGGTGCTGGGTCTGGTCACGCTGGTCGAGATGCGAGGCGGACGGGTCAGCGGTCCCGATGACCTCTCCGGCCGGTTCGGCGCCGATGTCTTCTCGGTGCCGCCGTTGCCGACGGTTCGCTCCAACGCTCAGGGCAGCCTGGAAGCCCCTGGACGCGATCCGAAGTTCGAGCAGTTCGTCCAGCAGCTTGACCACGTGCGGGTTGCCCTCTGCGGCGAAGGCGGACACGACGGCCGGGGCCGCTGTGTCTTGATCACCAGCGCCGTCGGCGGCGAAGGCAAGACGACCCTGGCCGCTCAGCTCGCCGTCCGGTGTGCCGAGGCCGGAGCTTCGACCGTCCTGATCGACGCCGACCTCCGCCGGGCGACCCTCGGCCGTCTCTTCGAGGTGCCCGACTGCCCCGGACTCAGCGACGTCCTTCGCGGTGATGCCACGCTCGAAGACGCCCTGGTGCCGATCAACCAGGTCGGCGGCTGCCAGCTCCTGCCCGCCGGATCGCCCGAGGCCAACCCGAACCGCATCCTGCGGGGCAAGAACTTCGCCCCGATGCTCGAACGGCTGCGACGGACCTTCGACGTGGTGATCATCGACACCTCGCCGGTCCTTCCTGTTCCCGACGCCTTGATCCTCGGCCGACTGGCCGACGGGGCCGTCATCGCCACCCGGCACGACCAGAGCCGTTTCCCGGCCGTCGAGCGGGCCAACAACCTGCTGACCGGCGCCGGTATCCCGGTCCTCGGCGTGGTAGTCAACGGCGCCCGGCCCTCCGGCTCTCGCGTCACGGGAGGCG harbors:
- a CDS encoding exopolysaccharide transport family protein produces the protein MDTADTPRPRYELARLTELPPALRTPLPPVSPTSPVGSGGLPISPRLVLRGLARHWWQALLLWIIGSAALASLVYLKYEPTYRASSQVMVNVDNSNPYSSSRDITNRGLADPRMQTHLQLVNSQRVLSSVINDPDSMIASIDWIRQAENPEAVLNDVITVTPGKGSALLFEVAAETPGKDEATTIVNAVVDAFLDLDDDLANARVQGAIANMEDYRNKLVDEVERLENEVKELAKESDLPSILRNFKDTTTLTDVDPDSQDQGESDGKITVEVSEFKRLHQELLNLEYAEIEARSELEAVRRQAATANPRSRIEDRVEQAFLANETVRALRDALRDLDVQYDEARRRIRNPGDPALNRLQADRQRLIERYNQLWDDLEPTLRAQLSMDENDPTVLVRQAEQQLNNLLLQRDLIQKKLDRVKHEEQSQGVKALEMNFLLTELSQQRKMQETVDRRLEALKFDSDDSLPLQNLEGLGLRVTKTFTVISKASKAELQVNKRDKFMAVTPLAMLGLVLGLVTLVEMRGGRVSGPDDLSGRFGADVFSVPPLPTVRSNAQGSLEAPGRDPKFEQFVQQLDHVRVALCGEGGHDGRGRCVLITSAVGGEGKTTLAAQLAVRCAEAGASTVLIDADLRRATLGRLFEVPDCPGLSDVLRGDATLEDALVPINQVGGCQLLPAGSPEANPNRILRGKNFAPMLERLRRTFDVVIIDTSPVLPVPDALILGRLADGAVIATRHDQSRFPAVERANNLLTGAGIPVLGVVVNGARPSGSRVTGGDYYAAYTSRSDRVPEDSGTSPVV